Within Mongoliitalea daihaiensis, the genomic segment TACTGATTCCTTCCTCTTTGAATTCATTATTGAAGTGATCGTATGCACCACTTGCTACTTCTTTATTTCTTCCTCCTGCCAGACATGCCTCGATTGGATTCAAGATAAGTGTTTTGGTTTTTTGTGGCAACCTGGTCCATGGTTCCTGTGTGACATAGCGAAAGGCAGCGCGGATTGGAGTCCATTCCTCCCGGTGATTACGGATATGCATGATTCCTTCTTTGAAGTGTACAGGTGGATTGGTATCAGCCTTGTCAAATTTAGCTAAGTACACATTTTCCCCAAATACATCTGCAATGGTTGCTGCATAGCCAACATTTTCCATAGGGTTTTTATCATAGATCACTGCCAAGCTCCCCTCCATGTTTTGCGCATCTACCATTGGCTTGAATGTCTTTTCAATCAGGCGTTTATACCCACCTTGCTCAACATTCAGGTCTAATAGTGGCATGGACTTTTGACCGGAAGGGCAGGAGTTGGTCTCAATTACAGCAAGTTTTCTATTCCCCTCATGATTGGTCACATGCATCAAGTCCGTTCCCGCCCATCTAAAATAAGTGGGTTGGTACGTCAAAACTTTTAGTATGGCTTGTGGATTACAAGAGGGATGCAGACGCTGATAGCGTTCTACCATCTGCTGATGGGAAAGGTTGAGGAAGTAAGAAACCAAAGGATGTATATTGGAGTTGAGCACTCTGGGGTACCAATGCTCTGTCGCCTCAAAATCACCTGATTCAACTAAATGGACATTTTTGGAAATCGAAAGTCTCATATGTTCTTTATTCTTATTATTAACTTAAGTTGATTAGTTCCTGAATGTAATCTTTGTTTTTCCAAAGCATCAGGATTCCACTGAGGACCATGGAGGCCACCACTATTTTTCTGAAAAACAATTCAGAAATTTTTGCAAGGATTAATTTTCCGAAGTAAACGGCTATCATGGAAGAAATTCCGATCATGATTCCGAATTTCAAAACTTCTCCCGTAACAAACCCAAAATATGCATAGCTGATAATTTTTGTGATGTGAAGGACGATCGCATTGGCCGACCGGGTGCCCAATAAGCTTTCCTTACTGATACCATAATTAAGGTATGCGGAATTCATCAAAGGCCCAACACCACCAATGAGGCCTGACAAAAAGGCCACGACAAGACCCATGGGAGCAAAATGCCAGGCTTTCACCTGAAATCCTGTTTTACGTTGCTTTTTATTCCATTGAAAAACGGTCGAAAGCAATAAAAGACCAATTAAAATTTGTAGAAAATCAGCAGATAGACTCGCAAACATTCTTGCTCCCAGTAATGAACCAATAATTGTGGAAGGGAAAAGCCATCCAAATAATTTCCAATCGATATACTTCCAAAAGAAAAAAACTTTGGAAGTACTACTCATACCTATACTGATTGCCATTACAGGAGCTACAGCTTTGACACCTACAACCACCGCAACAAGTGGCATAAGCAACAAGCTTGCTCCACCTCCAGTCAAGGTGCTTAGGATGAATACTATAAAGGCGCCAATTAAAACGAGTATTAGTTGCATGAATAAGCTTTGTTTAAAAAGCATGCAGTCTTCAGTCTCTTGAAATAGAATCCTTTAAAATCACATGCGGAACGAGTTCTAAATATGAAAATACCGTGCCTAAATTGTTTTAATGTTTAATTTTTAACGGAAATTTAGATTTAATGATTAAACTATCAAGAATTACCATGTGTAAGTGTGACCCAATTTGAGGTATTTTTACAC encodes:
- a CDS encoding ATP-grasp domain-containing protein — protein: MRLSISKNVHLVESGDFEATEHWYPRVLNSNIHPLVSYFLNLSHQQMVERYQRLHPSCNPQAILKVLTYQPTYFRWAGTDLMHVTNHEGNRKLAVIETNSCPSGQKSMPLLDLNVEQGGYKRLIEKTFKPMVDAQNMEGSLAVIYDKNPMENVGYAATIADVFGENVYLAKFDKADTNPPVHFKEGIMHIRNHREEWTPIRAAFRYVTQEPWTRLPQKTKTLILNPIEACLAGGRNKEVASGAYDHFNNEFKEEGISIFTPKTFTNVPYHELKKYFDIMGGNMVIKVPDSNAGQGVYTVVSEKELAFALSQIDPKDTYLIQQLIHSNYNKGLDPTQAWYHVGTIPDNKGRSYAFDLRLMMHATEEGIRPLAVYSRRSGYPLNQPLPQDMNSWEVYGTNLSIKGDDGWTYADERLMLFDIRNFGQLGLGVDELIKGFVQSAMAVYAIDQNAIRTFGNK
- a CDS encoding sulfite exporter TauE/SafE family protein, which codes for MQLILVLIGAFIVFILSTLTGGGASLLLMPLVAVVVGVKAVAPVMAISIGMSSTSKVFFFWKYIDWKLFGWLFPSTIIGSLLGARMFASLSADFLQILIGLLLLSTVFQWNKKQRKTGFQVKAWHFAPMGLVVAFLSGLIGGVGPLMNSAYLNYGISKESLLGTRSANAIVLHITKIISYAYFGFVTGEVLKFGIMIGISSMIAVYFGKLILAKISELFFRKIVVASMVLSGILMLWKNKDYIQELINLS